Part of the Arachis hypogaea cultivar Tifrunner chromosome 6, arahy.Tifrunner.gnm2.J5K5, whole genome shotgun sequence genome, gaaaatttgagaagaaCAGCATCTACCCATATTTATGAATTGATAGTATTTTGTTAGTTGGGCAATCTTCACTGATAAAAGGGTACACCTATATCTACATTACTCGGTAGCTAATAGTAATTTATATATTGAAGCGGGAAGAACTGAAAAAAATGAACCGTGCATTGTTATAGCATCTATTCAATCAGAACCAATCTATGCTTGCAGGGTTTCAAACTTTTAGAGATAGTAATTATAACCTGGAACACCAGACCATCTGATTGATGCGAGAGTTGTGGAATAAATTTATGAAGGAGCTTTGAAACGGTAGAAAGTAACCAAAACCCCTTCCTCCTCACCTGAAACATAAGCACGACAATATAAAGTTGATCGCACTAGAAAATGCCCCTAAAGTAGAATAATAAGCATCACTATACATACGCTAAATGGCTCCAAGTCATATCTGTAATAAGGATTTGTACTCTTGGAAAGAGCCTCTCGTTCCATGTTACGAGGCTCAATTACTTCTTTATCCAGCAATTTCCACCGTTCGTAGAATGGAAGCTGCAAGCGTTAACAAAAATGGTCAAGTCAAATTCTGCCAAGAAAATGCACAGAACTTATATGGGAACCAACCAGAGATCCAGGATATAAATTGTTTTATAAACATTCTTcctattttttcctttttcggCAGCAAATAATCATGCTCAGCCAGAAACTGAACATTGTTGATCAGCGTCTGACTGTATCACCGTTCTTGAATAAAACTTATTATATCACTATTTAGTTAATAAGATGCTGCTTCCATAATTATGCAACATTCTTTTCTGCATTTGTCTTGTGATGTCTATCTTGAACTAATTAAGGTTGCAAACTTTCACGCAAACCATGGCCCAAGAATCAGAACTAGTTACAAATTCAACAAGAAAGCTTACAGGAGCTCATTTTCATTGGGATTCTTAGGAGAATATACATAAATTCAGTGATAATACAAATACCCTATCTATAATATTTAATACGATCTATTTTGCGCCAACCACTACCAATAGACACTCAAAACCCCAAAATCAAACAAGAGTTAACTGGTGTTTTCAATATTTCAGAATAGTAAAATGTATGGATGAACCAACCAAACTATAGGCactacaattgtcaaccaataAATACCTCTGTCACTGAGACTTGATTAATTGCCATCAGATCATAAATGAGGTATCTTCTCTCTTGCTTATGCGTATGCGGATCCATGTCGATAATCATCTCCCCGTCAAGTAATGTATAGTGGTGATTCTTCTCAGGTGTACCCTTGAAATGGTTtcattaaaaatgattaaataaaaggaatggatctaaaaaatatgtatatcaaGATACTAACAGAAATAACAGCAAATAAAAATGCACATACCCCATTTGAGTATCTGCAAGGAAACCGCATGTTGATCTTTCGGAAGAGAAACTTTCTGTCGATCAGATAACATCCATCAAAAGTAATCAGCATCATGTAACGAGTTCCATCAGCTTTCCAAGTGGCATAGTAATACCGCTGTCTTAAGAGTTGTAGATTTTCACTGCAGAAAACAAGGTAACCTGATGTCGGTTGGCAAATAAAAGATAACAAACAAATTTATTAAAACTGTGTTCAACAGTGTTCCCTCCCTCCAACTCAACTGCACCATATGAATGTTTTCCAAAtttacttaaaatataaaattgaccAAGGATTCACGTATACTAATAATAATAGTGATCCACATATTTTCATGATTATGATTACCCCTGAACTATAACTCAGTATAATAGAAATGAAAATCAATGATCAAATGTAGTTATATTAACCTGTTCAAAGAAACGGGGTGTGATCCAGGAAACTGCGGACGTCCTCTCCCCTGAAAAGAGATAACATCAAAGACAATTAGCCAAACATAATGCAATCAAATCATGATATAAAGTTATGTGTAAGACACTGACATTTCCAAATCACATAATTGTTTTAGCTGaacctatttttttaatttcctcATAATTCAGGAATGCCAATCAAACTAAAGCAAAACCCATTAATTAAATAAGTATAGCATTCATATGAAATGATATTAAAATAGAGAAATATAGCAGCAGACATTAAGAAACTATTCTAAAGGAAACATTAAACTACAGATGCAAAATACAACGAAAGCCAATTCATGAACCGACCCCTGTGCCCAGTTTGAGCAGTTGATAACAAACTTCTTGCATTGTATGCAGCTGATATGAAGGAATGGGATCTCCCAAAATATCGTCATTAGTCAATGCTTCATTCCTCATGGTATTCTCCTAGAATAAAAAACCAAACgtaagaaaaagccatatatACCTATAACTCCAAGCAAAAAGTTGAAGGTTTTTTCCCCAAAAGATTTCAACAAAGCAAACTAACTTAAGCAAGCATTCAAAACAAGATaaataaaatgatataaatttgGGGAAGCAAAAGATTATAGTTATCAACTTAGCACAACCATTCACACTTGTGGGAAGTTTACTTTCCAAGCATCTATCTATGGAATTCAACCTAAAGATGCACTACAAATAATAAAGTACAAGAAGGAGCATCTACTGATATACCTGCTGAGGAACATTTCCATGATTTTCTACAGCATGCACCTGCTGAGGAACATTTCCATAATTTTCTACAGCATCCTGCTGAGGCACATCTCTATAGTTGTCTACAGCTGGGACAGCAGCACCATCAAAATCTGTCTCACAAAGTCTTTTCCATTCTGGAGTCTGAGGACAAACAAGATCTTCAGGCTTCTTTTCACGATAAAACATATATAGGGCGTCAATGTAATCCTGCTTGTAAATTCCTGGGTAACGAGCCTGAGCAAATCTATTTATTGCCTGAGAGATACATACACACAAAAATATGCACAACACATCAATTATTGGAGTGAATCAGGTTTTTGAAACCAGCTTATAAACTTTCCTCAGATGTTTCTCACCTCAGTCACAGAAATGGATTCTGTGCGCACAAGAAAATGAACAATCATATAACCTGTACGGTTATGCCCATGTGTGCAATGTACTAGTATATATTTCATTGTATTTGTTCTTCGGGAGCAAAAGTCCAGAACCTAAAAAGAATGTCTAACAGGTATAAATCATAAAACCTCAAGTGAGATATCAGGAACTGTTCACCATTCCTAGGCTACCAACAAGAGAATAATAGATTATCACACTCTGAGCAGTGATCAAAATACTGTATAAACGTAATGAGCATGAACATCACAGATAATACATATGCTACAAAATGGAAGCTACCTCGTCACAAAATTTTTTTACAGATTCATCATCAGGCACAGAATCTCTTCCCTTGCATCTTATCTGCCATAAGCAAAATAGAAGTTCAAAATTCCAAGTGCAACGAGCATTTATAAAACAGTTCCACAAAAGTTAATATACTACCTTAACATGACTAATCCCTTCTTTTGTCCAATCTGAAACTGGATAGTAACGGTTAGTATTTGTCAGATCAAGCACTAAACCAAGCTGCAAAATTACAGAGTAGACCATCATGAGGCTGGATTCAACAAAGGGACTGTAAAATAGAGAATACTCATAACATGTTATGCATGAAGCACAGTTTATTCAGACAACATAAGATACTCTTAAATTGCTAAGCACTGCTATCTAATTCCCTCAACTGTTGATTCAGGAATTCAACAAATAATAAGTCTAGATAGCCCAAAATGATGGACCTTGTGCTTTTCCTATACTTACTTCTCTACCTAAAGCTCGTTGCTGAAGAATTGCTTGCTTGGGAGTATATTTCTGACCTAGGATGTTATCGTTGAAGGATTCACCGAGTGGGACCTTTGATGGTATTATGAATCCTAATTCTTGACCATGTGGTGGGCAGCCTAACCAACCTGCAATATAGGATCAACTTAAAAACTTCAAATTaactaaataaaagaatataaCAATACAACCACGTTACTAGTGTGTTTGGTTCAGTTTCTTTAGTTATTTGGCTCTAGTAGAACAAGATCAATTCTTCCCTTTATTATCGATTCCGGAAAAGTAAAAAACTTATATTTTTGTCACAACAACTTTTAAggctcaaacataaatcactttgcTTCAAAATCAATTCTAACTAAATACTGATAGAATTAATTCTACTCAGAAACACACTATAATCAAGGACACTAGAATCTTATCTCAACATTTGAATCAGTATGTAAGGAATCACGTATCATGAAGTCAACAATGAAAAAGAGCTAACTTCAAAGTCGGGCATATATAACATTGAAACCACAAATAAAGattcaaataaagaaaatatctTCTTAGGCAAAGACAATGAGTATTTGAAAGCATGCAATCAACAtctcaaatataatattattcaacATACACACAGTCATCTTCCATAGAATTCTGCTACATATAGGAAAAACAAATAGACAACCTCTCAAAGCTAAAGGTTATTTGTAGCTTCATTTATTTGGAGGGATTGTTTAATTTGAAAAGTCAAATTCAAAACAGAAGCTTAAAGAAAAATGTAATGTAGCAATTCTTAAACTACGACGAGGTAAAGCACAATGCAACATCTCTGCAGCACGCAATATAGTCCTCAATATTTGATGATAAATCTCTGTAATGTGTTTAAATTTAAGAgagggtgaagaagaagaacctaccaTGAGGAACCATGTTCCTATCGTAAGGTCTAGAGTTTGTATCGTACGGCCTCTGTTCTCTCCCCCAACGTTCCATTCCCGGGGGCTTCCTTTTCCAACCTCTTCGGCCCTCTTCACTATTCTGAAGCATAAAGAACTCActattagaagaaaaacaaactaAGCATAGAAAGTTATGATAACAAAATGACAATTCATAAACAATCCAATGGAATACATAAGAttgccaagagtaaaaaggaggtTACATTATAACAGGTGAAATATTTATGCTTAGCAATGAAAAAGTTCCACAAAAATTTACCACTTTGAAGTCCATtgatgaaagtaaatagcaaaaatCAACAAGCCTGAACAATTCCATTGACACATTAAAACAATTCTACTAAAAAAGAAAACTTATGTAAGCAAAAGCTATTGTGCGGTGAAGTTTTCATGCCGAAGTGAAAATTTGAATACCGTCATATATTAAATTGTGGAATGCCAGCTAAAGTCTGATGCATCTATcaaattataatcacaaaaacCGTGAAGAACACGCTGTGTTCGAATGCggagaaagaatgaaatggtttTTAGTATAAAACAACAATTGACTTGGTTTTATTTCCGTTGATTGATTTCTCGTACTACTTACTACTCAAGATGCTTGTCAACCATGGAACTAGAATTGAGAAAGAGAATGAGGTCAAAagtaaaaacgaaaaagaaaaaacttcaaaaatgaaaagagaaataaaagcaaattgcgGTTTTGGAGAATGAAGaagaatattataatattatgtaCCGCGTGGTAGCTCATAGGAGCTGAGGATTGATGAGAAGTGAGGAAGAATCGGAATTAGGGTTTTTGGTTGGGATTGGGGAGCAGTGAATCGATGTTTGAGAAGATGAGAGTTTGTTGCAGTTTTGAAGTTCGAAGATCTGCGGCTTTGCTTATGATTTAGGATATATCGGCGTCATCCCCTCTTTGAGTAACCGACATTAACCcactttccctttttatttttattctttttattaaatttgCATAATATCTTCCTTTTATACGCTATCCatttaaaatattgaaaatttatttCTGCATAGacgaaaataattttatacaaaattaaatatattaccaatttTATTAATAGAAATGTTAAATATTAACAATTTATCataaagaataaataattaaacatatGCCCCTcccaatttctgaattttcaaatttcatctatatttaatatttaatttttttaattattttgagtcGTTCATATACAGCGATTGTCGTTTTGGAGCCCAAAACCACACTCGCCTCCTTTCAGCTTTCGTCTTCCTTCGGTCTCTGCCACTGCCACCACCATCACCATGAAGCTCGTTAGGTttcaacctctctctctctctctctctctctctctctctctctctctctctctcgcataTTCCGCGTTTCTTTCACGTTTTACTGTTTCTCTTTGTTTTCGTGCAATCTGATGCTGGAAGCTCTCTGTGAATATTCGTGCAGGTTTCTCATGAAGTTGAACAACGAAACCGTTTCAATCGAGCTCAAGAACGGTACTATTGTCCACGGCACTATCACAGGTTCATCTTTTTTCTCCCAATGTAGTTCTTTGCCATTTTGGattttgttgcttctttttgttAAACCCTAGCTTGGTTTCATGATTCAACATTTCTGATTTAGCATTGCTGCTTTGTTAGTGCTTCATTCCATTTGCCAATTGCATATTGAAATGATGCTCATTGGTTTGGTTTCCCAACTGCTAAACCTAATGCAGTTCCTGAGTTCTAACTGGCATTACCAGAATTTTTGTGTTAGTTATTCCTTTATTGAAACTGGCAGCCATGTATGAATTAGGGTTTGTCAGTGGATATTGTCTCTTCCACTTGCATTCTGTATTCAATATCCAATTGATTCCATAGATGTCGTTCTCTCCAAGCAGGAGGCGGATTTTGTTGTTTATAATCTATTTCTTTTCAGTTTGAACTCTGAATTATACATTCTTCCTTAAGTGCTGGGTAGTTATGTTGTGATGTTATTTGTGATACCAgtactagctctgtctcttattcATGGGCAATCTATCATCTCAGTAGGGTGGGAATTTTTTTCACTATTGGCCTAACATCTTTCAACTTATGATGTAACTAATATGTTTTGGAATCCCTATTTTGGTTTTCTTTGAAGTGGAGCAGAATAGAGGGTGATTTTTTGTTTCATGGAGTTGGTTGTATTTCCTCTAGTTCTTTGTATGCTTGACAGTTTTAAGCATATTTCAAATACTATCCCTTATGTCACATTGAAGTAGATCTTTGCATATAAACTTGCTATAGGCTAGGATTTAGTTTAAGCTACATAAGCATGAGACATCCAAGTTACAAAATATTTAGATATTGTATTTTTGTAGTGTTGAATTTTGGGGTGCCTGAAACATAGGTCTGAACACTATCATGCAATGTTTATAATTAGTGAGTGAACATCGTTTGTGAGAGTTGTAAGTCTACAATTGAGCAACACATTGCTAGTTTGCTACTTTCTTATTGTTCGAAAGTTGAACACTATCTAATTAAGCAATCATCACTTCACCTTTTATCTAGCAAATACATATTGGTCATGTCTTTCTATTTGATGTCTTTTAGCCTTTTTTCTGGGGGGATGGAGATGGAAAATACTTTGTTGTACTTGAACTGATCCTGGAAATTTGTTGCTATGCTACAGGTGTTGATATCAGTATGAATACACATTTGAAAACCGTTAAACTAACCCTGAAAGGGAAAAACCCAGTGACTCTGGATCATCTTAGCGTGAGAGGCAACAACATTCGTTATTACATCCTTCCAGACAGCTTGAATCTCGAGACTTTACTAGTTGAAGAGACTCCAAGAGTCAAGCCTAAGAAGCCAACTGCTGGTACTGTATATTCTTTTGTGGACACTGCCACATTTTTCCGAAGAAACTACTTGTGTTTAGGTTGCTTGCGTACTTGGGATTTCTGGTTCTCAAAGTTTTTATTTCATTTGCAGGGAAGCCGTTGGGGAGAGGAAGGGGAAGAGGACGCGGGCGTGGACGTGGTCGTGGCCGTTAAGTTTCATGTCGCAAGTTTTGTGGCATTGGTTGTATACCCTTTTGTAGGAAAATTTTTCTGGGCGATTTCAAAGACATCCAAGGAGTGTTATTATTCATTAGTCATGACTCTGTCAATGTTGCTATTTTCTTATCAGTTATTTCTAGTGTATAATTCCTTCCTTTAGGGTAATGCTGATTCCTCTCAACTGAAACATTCCTATATATGTAGCTTTGGGATAAGGTGAAGAAGTTAAAGGAATCAATGGGGATTGCCCTTGCCTCGTAGTCGTGGTGGTTGTGTTAATTTAAGACCTTATATACTTTGGACCTCAAACCTTACATTCTTTTAAGGGATTACCATGTGGATTAATCTTATGCCACATCAAATGAGGATACTTTCTGCATGTTAAGAAATGGATTACTTTAAAATGGTACAATCCTTAATGGCTAGAGTGGAAGCGACTTTGGTAGGAGCTAGCTATGATAATCTTCTAGTCTCAGAAGAGATATTAACGAACACTTTCTGGATAgcaaaaaggacaaataggttagACCCAACTGAATCAATAGAGCTAAACTATGATAAATCATGGCTCGTTGAACGATTTGATAACTAGATCAAACCAAATTAGATTGAATCAAGTGACTAGATTAAACCAATTAGAATAATGATTGTGCGGGATCTACCTTTGACATTCAACATGAtatgaaatttattttattgttaagcGAAGAAATGAAAGATTTCGTAAATTTGTATAAGAATTTGATAGTACATATGAATAAAAACATAGTACTCAAATTTCGAGACTTATTTGTTTCTATCTTATCATATCATCTACATTATTTGGATAGATTAATGGGATGTCCCGGCACCACAAATTAGTAAAGGGAGGATAAAAAAGACAAATAAGTTAACCATGGGTCAAAATGAATGAGTTAAGGGTATCAATGTTGTCGTATAGTGtaaggaagaatagaggaaaagaaCGAAGAAATGGGATGGGGAAATTGTGGCAGTGACTAATTTGAGAGTAGAGACCAACCATCTCATACACGCAACCACCATAACAATCCCCCATCCCCCACACTCTTTGATACTACAAAAACACAAGGCACGTGGCACACTCaatcaagaacaagaagaagaagaagatgggaaAGGCGAAAGATGCGGTGGTGGTTGTTGGAGCCCTAGCGTTGGCGTGGGCCGCCATAGAGCTGGCCCTGAAGCCGTTCCTGAGCAAGGCCCGGTCCGACATAGACAAATCCGACCCGGCTCGAGACCCCGACGATGACGCCGTTCCTCCGGCCGAACCCAAACCCCTGGATCCCCTGCTCCACCTGCACCTGACGCTTGAACCCAGGTGGTGTCTGCCTTATTTCCTTTTCCCTCTTTCGAATCTGTTATGTATTCTGGACAATCATCcaactctctttcttcttctctttattgGAACATTGGACTCACTAGGATGCAATGCAATTCCACCTTATTCCTATTGCTCTTTATTGAATTCTCTTATCTCATGTTCCAATCGCAGAATAATCGAATCAACTACTCAATCTTTTTTTGTCATCTTCTTAAATACGAAACCAATCATTGCCTTTATCATGAAAATCGTATTACTATTTGCTCCGATTACACAATCATTACAACAAACAGCAAGCAACTACGTTCATTTGTATCTCTTTTGTTAGAGATTTGGTTTAGATACACCAATTATCACTTTACATCTTGTTAAAGATTTTATTGAAGTCAAGTAATTCTACAATTTTATAACTCtaatgtatatattatatactttTTATTTAGTGGTTTTTTATATCAATGTATAAATTTGTTACTCTAACAATTAGTGGTACCTTTTTATTgggttataattcaaatgacataatttctttatatttatataaaaaataatgttaaatgtatactaaaattaattactaaaatcatttattaatataaaatatatgttaaaatataaatacatattaaaaataaattaaattacatatatttatacataaatatatttatgattgattttaatgtacaaataatatttttattacttaaatattagaaatttgaATTCAccgctaattttttaaaaaaaaaaaaaacaattagtgGTACCATGTACAGGGTACACATGAATTAATCTAAAAGTACCTAGGCTGACATGAATAACAAACAAGTTAATTTGATAAGTGGAGTTGGACTTGGCCTCAGTGACGAAGGATAACCAACCCAAAAATTAGAAAGGTTAGTGAAAAATATAACTTTAGAAGCTAAAATATTTTGAAGCCGTTATCAACGAACTATAAAATACTTCTATGTAACTTTGACTAGGATCATCTGGTCATCCATGTTATCATATCATAATATGCATGCAAACATACATACATGTGAAGAGCAACAAAATCTCCTTGTGGGGAGAGGGGAGATTCCTAACCTTTAGATCTTCCATCACTGCTTGGCCACCTGGATTAGGAGTAATAGCAGATATCGTTTTCTTAACCTAATTTAGGTAACCTAAGGGAAACTATTTTAGTTTTAAACTTAACTACGGTGTTAATGTTATtcatctaaaaaaaaattatatagataTAGGAGTATTTTTCAAGAGACAATATCTACTTAAATTTATATGATATTAAAATCAGTCAATgattaaatttatctttaaaaaattattcattttttaaattaatttttaaaatatttcttttagtcAAACtcgtcttttaaaattttttaaattagtcacgTTAATCCTTTTGTCAGTTCTATAGTTAACTatcttagaatttatttattatgtgataCATAAAATAAcatcataataaaaatatctataaatataatattcacaATTAATTGGCTTTAGAATTATTCACTCCTATAAATATCTAAGCAACAATACAATATAAcctcaatataaatttttttctcaacAATAACATAATAAGATACTAGTAAAAAGAGCAAAACTacaacaataatatatatttttattttctattaataaaGAAGAAGTAAAGACTCTTAATCTAAGTCCATATTTCTTATAAATTTTACCTAAGAACTATATCATATCCGTCCAAAAAAGAACTATATTATGGAAATCTTTATTTAGAGGCAAACATAAGTACCTAATGTCTAAGAATACAATTGATGGTGGACAGTTTGCATTTAGTTTGATACTTGTGTTCAAATTTTTAAAGGTTTCATATTTTTCAATGTTGGTCaatctttattattttgtttgattttaattcAAGttgctttttttatttgataCTTCTTACTTAAGGTGATATTTCCCACTTGTAATAATAGAGTGTAAATTGATCAAAACCTTAAATTGGCAATTGCATTTACATATGTTTTGACTTGTCAAACATATCAATTTTTATAATCTTTTATAATCTTCTTGCTCTTACCAAAACATTAATGAATTCAATTTGTACTTTCTCTTGGACACTTAGGTATGAGGTGTCATATAAAGCTTTTAAAAATTTGTAgcaatttctaataattttaattttagtttaccAAATTATATCAAATCAGTCCAATTAGCTCATGAGATTGGGATTAGGGTTTAGTAAGTgaaaaattatttgatttaatttcataaatttattattttaataattaattgagATTGTTAGTATATGTTGTAGTGTCACTTAACATGCTACGTCAATAAATTTGATATCGTTAGCTATAAAATTGATGGAAACACTAGTGTAACTAacttaaaatcaaagaaaaatttaattaaaaaatctttcAATAACCAATTTAAAGAATATGTGATCTTTC contains:
- the LOC112696195 gene encoding uncharacterized protein isoform X2, encoding MDFKVNSEEGRRGWKRKPPGMERWGREQRPYDTNSRPYDRNMVPHGWLGCPPHGQELGFIIPSKVPLGESFNDNILGQKYTPKQAILQQRALGRELGLVLDLTNTNRYYPVSDWTKEGISHVKIRCKGRDSVPDDESVKKFCDEVLDFCSRRTNTMKYILVHCTHGHNRTGYMIVHFLVRTESISVTEAINRFAQARYPGIYKQDYIDALYMFYREKKPEDLVCPQTPEWKRLCETDFDGAAVPAVDNYRDVPQQDAVENYGNVPQQVHAVENHGNVPQQENTMRNEALTNDDILGDPIPSYQLHTMQEVCYQLLKLGTGGRGRPQFPGSHPVSLNSENLQLLRQRYYYATWKADGTRYMMLITFDGCYLIDRKFLFRKINMRFPCRYSNGGTPEKNHHYTLLDGEMIIDMDPHTHKQERRYLIYDLMAINQVSVTELPFYERWKLLDKEVIEPRNMEREALSKSTNPYYRYDLEPFSVRRKGFWLLSTVSKLLHKFIPQLSHQSDGLVFQGWDDPYVPRTHEGLLKWKYPEMNSVDFLCEVGAGDRPLLYLFERGRKKLMEGNRVIFKDASDISSYSGKIIECYWDATERHWVCMRIRFDKANPNEINTYRKVMRSIKDNITEELLLNEINGIISLPLYADRIQRDIKAHQNTVLLRRR
- the LOC112696195 gene encoding uncharacterized protein isoform X1; translated protein: MSYHANSEEGRRGWKRKPPGMERWGREQRPYDTNSRPYDRNMVPHGWLGCPPHGQELGFIIPSKVPLGESFNDNILGQKYTPKQAILQQRALGRELGLVLDLTNTNRYYPVSDWTKEGISHVKIRCKGRDSVPDDESVKKFCDEVLDFCSRRTNTMKYILVHCTHGHNRTGYMIVHFLVRTESISVTEAINRFAQARYPGIYKQDYIDALYMFYREKKPEDLVCPQTPEWKRLCETDFDGAAVPAVDNYRDVPQQDAVENYGNVPQQVHAVENHGNVPQQENTMRNEALTNDDILGDPIPSYQLHTMQEVCYQLLKLGTGGRGRPQFPGSHPVSLNSENLQLLRQRYYYATWKADGTRYMMLITFDGCYLIDRKFLFRKINMRFPCRYSNGGTPEKNHHYTLLDGEMIIDMDPHTHKQERRYLIYDLMAINQVSVTELPFYERWKLLDKEVIEPRNMEREALSKSTNPYYRYDLEPFSVRRKGFWLLSTVSKLLHKFIPQLSHQSDGLVFQGWDDPYVPRTHEGLLKWKYPEMNSVDFLCEVGAGDRPLLYLFERGRKKLMEGNRVIFKDASDISSYSGKIIECYWDATERHWVCMRIRFDKANPNEINTYRKVMRSIKDNITEELLLNEINGIISLPLYADRIQRDIKAHQNTVLLRRR
- the LOC112696196 gene encoding small nuclear ribonucleoprotein SmD1b — translated: MKLVRFLMKLNNETVSIELKNGTIVHGTITGVDISMNTHLKTVKLTLKGKNPVTLDHLSVRGNNIRYYILPDSLNLETLLVEETPRVKPKKPTAGKPLGRGRGRGRGRGRGRGR